A stretch of the Haloplanus aerogenes genome encodes the following:
- a CDS encoding tRNA (guanine(26)-N(2))-dimethyltransferase: protein MRVTEGGVEFEVPDARDGASEGRGEGVFYNPTQELNRDVTVAVLRAYRERESRAETYLDAMTASGVRACRAASEGWDVTAVDTDPDAVALARENAARNDLSITAVERDANVQMHDSTVDVVDIDPFGTPIPFADAAFSNTRDLVCVTATDTAPLCGAHFESGVRSYSAVPRNTDYHPEMGLRVLLSALVRTAARYDTAARPICSHVSRHYARTYLELDGRATEADACIDELGYVHHCEDCLTREAEWGLITHPPDDCPACGSNRVVTAGPLWLGAIRDPDFVAAVREHVTDEMGEAARARRMLDTLETELDEPTHYDQHRLCKEWTRSAPAMDDFLADLRAAGYTASRAHYHGTAFKTNASVEEIRTATAE, encoded by the coding sequence ATGCGCGTCACCGAGGGTGGAGTCGAGTTCGAGGTGCCCGACGCCCGCGACGGCGCGAGCGAGGGCCGCGGTGAGGGCGTCTTCTACAACCCCACACAGGAACTGAACCGCGACGTGACCGTGGCCGTGCTCCGGGCCTACCGCGAGCGCGAATCCCGCGCCGAGACGTATCTCGACGCCATGACCGCGAGCGGCGTCCGCGCCTGCCGCGCCGCGAGCGAGGGCTGGGACGTGACCGCCGTCGACACCGACCCCGACGCCGTCGCCCTCGCCCGCGAGAACGCCGCGCGCAACGACCTCTCCATCACCGCCGTCGAACGCGACGCCAACGTTCAGATGCACGACTCCACCGTCGACGTGGTCGACATCGACCCGTTCGGCACGCCCATCCCCTTCGCCGACGCCGCCTTTTCGAACACGCGCGACTTGGTCTGTGTCACGGCCACCGACACCGCGCCGCTCTGTGGTGCTCACTTCGAGAGCGGCGTCCGCTCCTACAGCGCCGTCCCCCGGAACACCGACTACCACCCCGAGATGGGGCTTCGCGTCCTCCTCTCCGCGCTCGTCCGCACCGCCGCGCGCTACGACACCGCCGCCCGGCCCATCTGCTCGCACGTCTCCCGCCACTACGCTCGCACGTACCTCGAACTCGACGGCCGCGCGACCGAGGCCGACGCGTGTATCGACGAACTCGGCTACGTCCACCACTGCGAGGACTGCCTCACCCGCGAGGCGGAGTGGGGGCTGATCACCCACCCACCGGACGACTGCCCGGCCTGCGGGAGCAATCGGGTGGTTACCGCCGGCCCGCTCTGGCTCGGCGCCATCCGCGACCCCGACTTCGTCGCGGCGGTACGGGAACACGTCACCGACGAGATGGGCGAGGCGGCGCGCGCCCGCCGGATGCTCGACACGCTGGAGACGGAACTCGACGAACCCACCCACTACGATCAGCACCGCCTCTGCAAGGAGTGGACCCGGTCGGCACCCGCGATGGACGACTTCCTCGCCGACCTTCGGGCGGCCGGCTACACGGCGTCGCGCGCCCACTACCACGGCACGGCGTTCAAGACGAACGCGTCCGTCGAGGAGATTCGGACGGCGACGGCGGAGTGA
- a CDS encoding amino acid permease, protein MVEHRRTLDFKIAFAIGLGTMIAAGIFSLSGTAVAAIGSSAVIAFVLAAIVASLTAASYSEFASIYSENGGGYLFSARTFDHETLVYAVGAMLFLGYTGTTAFYLATMDEWFFRFILPESLHFLPHGTTGVVAALLLGTLNARGTEESGTFQLLVTGAKVAVLVAFVAGAFTFRGPTVALDTFATRFTTDAVGIVTIAALAFITFFGFSAIAASAGEIIEPRKTVPRAIAASIVTVTVLYAFVIVAMVNSPVPAEVIAQEGETAMGRVAAGFLGPFGRSLIVAGAVFSMVSASNASILAASGIGSLMGRQGQAPRPFSRIHTRYGTPFWSVMATTTTIVAMIAVFIGLFPAEGGLVPVDITVSLPALGRLTLTELGLTTLTGFATLNLLLPLSVVNAALVYSRRRFPDLERGFRVPGVPVVPVLGILANIALIYNLPVKGVIVGLLLVVVMLVAYLVWGGAPDIEEMFEQVVPASRPTGAAAGTGTDGEEEAAGERHRILVAVARPERAAKYTELAATLGRLRSDDPLVQVVNVTHIPDQTPWEIVEDTARLRTERIESQLADADIDADYTVEGHVCQDVAFDIVQTARDDGADLILMGYPEEHTGIAEQVEYTSPCGVLFASGVSDPDTSVVNIGAGGGPHHLDLLPLIERMGQEGSALHVINVTPEGSRGRAENAETTISRLSGVSTVEVQNVTAATVAEGLVTTAADNGGILIIGATRTRRLRRWIFGSTPDRVIELAKGVDLPVLVYASPRGVHGPIEDYIYPVYRALTGRRRGPANDSGSSSTAESESR, encoded by the coding sequence ATGGTAGAGCACAGACGAACGCTGGATTTCAAGATCGCCTTCGCGATTGGGCTGGGGACGATGATCGCGGCGGGTATCTTCTCGCTCTCCGGGACCGCCGTCGCCGCCATCGGCAGTAGCGCCGTTATCGCCTTCGTTCTCGCCGCAATCGTCGCCAGCCTGACCGCCGCGTCCTACTCCGAGTTCGCGTCCATCTACTCGGAGAACGGCGGGGGCTATCTCTTTTCGGCCCGCACCTTCGACCACGAGACGCTCGTCTACGCCGTCGGCGCCATGCTCTTTCTCGGCTACACCGGCACGACGGCCTTCTACCTCGCGACGATGGACGAGTGGTTCTTCCGCTTCATCCTCCCCGAATCCCTGCATTTCCTCCCGCACGGCACGACGGGCGTCGTCGCGGCACTTCTGCTCGGCACCCTCAACGCCCGCGGTACGGAGGAGAGCGGCACGTTCCAACTCCTCGTCACCGGCGCGAAAGTCGCCGTCCTCGTCGCCTTCGTCGCCGGGGCGTTCACCTTCCGCGGCCCGACCGTCGCCCTCGACACCTTCGCCACCCGGTTCACCACCGACGCCGTCGGCATCGTCACCATCGCCGCCCTCGCGTTCATCACCTTCTTCGGCTTCTCCGCCATCGCCGCCAGCGCCGGCGAGATCATCGAACCCCGCAAGACCGTCCCGCGGGCCATCGCCGCCAGCATCGTCACCGTCACCGTCCTCTACGCCTTCGTCATCGTCGCCATGGTCAACTCGCCCGTCCCGGCCGAGGTGATCGCCCAGGAGGGCGAGACGGCGATGGGCCGCGTCGCCGCCGGCTTCCTCGGTCCGTTCGGCCGCTCGCTCATCGTCGCCGGCGCAGTGTTCAGCATGGTCAGCGCCTCGAACGCCAGCATCCTCGCCGCCAGCGGCATCGGCTCGTTGATGGGCCGACAGGGGCAGGCGCCCCGTCCCTTCTCCCGCATCCACACCCGCTACGGCACGCCGTTCTGGAGCGTGATGGCGACGACGACCACCATCGTCGCCATGATCGCCGTCTTCATCGGCCTCTTTCCGGCGGAGGGCGGCCTCGTACCGGTCGACATCACCGTCTCCCTCCCGGCGCTCGGTCGTCTCACCCTGACCGAACTCGGTCTCACGACGCTGACCGGGTTCGCCACGCTCAACCTCCTCCTCCCGCTCTCCGTCGTCAACGCCGCGCTCGTCTACTCCCGGCGGCGCTTCCCCGACCTCGAACGCGGCTTCCGCGTGCCCGGCGTCCCCGTGGTGCCGGTCCTCGGCATCCTCGCCAACATCGCGCTCATCTACAACCTCCCGGTCAAGGGCGTGATCGTCGGCCTCCTCCTCGTGGTCGTGATGCTCGTCGCGTACCTCGTCTGGGGCGGTGCGCCCGACATCGAGGAGATGTTCGAACAGGTGGTGCCGGCGTCCCGACCCACGGGTGCGGCGGCCGGCACTGGGACGGACGGAGAGGAAGAAGCGGCGGGCGAGCGCCACCGCATCCTCGTCGCCGTCGCGCGCCCGGAACGGGCGGCGAAGTACACCGAACTCGCGGCGACGCTCGGTCGCCTCCGGAGCGACGACCCGCTCGTACAGGTCGTCAACGTCACCCACATACCCGACCAGACGCCGTGGGAGATCGTCGAGGACACCGCCCGCCTGCGGACCGAACGCATCGAGTCCCAGCTCGCGGACGCGGATATCGACGCCGACTACACCGTCGAGGGACACGTCTGTCAGGACGTTGCCTTCGACATCGTCCAGACCGCCCGCGACGACGGCGCCGACCTGATCCTCATGGGCTACCCCGAGGAACACACCGGGATCGCTGAGCAGGTGGAGTACACGTCGCCCTGTGGCGTCCTCTTTGCCAGCGGCGTCTCCGACCCGGACACGAGCGTCGTCAACATCGGTGCTGGCGGGGGACCGCACCACCTCGACCTCCTGCCGCTGATCGAGCGGATGGGGCAGGAAGGCTCGGCACTCCACGTGATCAACGTCACGCCCGAGGGGTCCCGCGGCCGTGCGGAGAACGCCGAGACGACCATCTCGCGGCTCTCCGGCGTCTCCACCGTCGAGGTGCAGAACGTCACCGCCGCAACCGTCGCCGAGGGCCTCGTCACCACCGCCGCCGACAACGGCGGCATCCTCATCATCGGCGCCACCCGCACCCGGCGGCTCCGGCGGTGGATATTCGGGAGTACGCCGGATCGCGTCATCGAACTCGCCAAGGGCGTCGACCTGCCCGTCCTCGTCTACGCGAGTCCGCGCGGCGTCCACGGGCCCATCGAGGACTACATCTACCCCGTCTACCGCGCCCTCACGGGGCGGCGGCGCGGCCCGGCCAACGACTCCGGGTCGTCGTCGACGGCCGAGAGCGAGTCGCGGTGA
- a CDS encoding DUF7853 family protein: MSPTCHGPDGLDCSREEAWVLHAAVLDHVERLVAADRSPDRAMAVLDRVEAGERLDATDRELVRNALAAYLDDAPERDRGAVREMLATLSTRQASSSQ; the protein is encoded by the coding sequence ATGTCCCCGACTTGCCACGGTCCCGACGGCCTCGACTGCTCCCGTGAGGAGGCGTGGGTGCTCCACGCCGCGGTGCTGGACCACGTGGAGCGTCTCGTCGCGGCCGACCGCTCGCCCGACCGGGCCATGGCGGTTCTCGACCGGGTCGAGGCGGGTGAACGGCTCGACGCGACCGACCGCGAACTCGTCCGCAACGCGCTCGCGGCGTATCTGGACGACGCGCCCGAACGCGACCGGGGCGCGGTGCGGGAGATGCTCGCCACCCTCTCGACCCGTCAGGCCTCGTCGAGCCAGTAG
- a CDS encoding halocyanin domain-containing protein, producing MFDAGEEAAAAASTQPAGDFDGWFDDVENYDGPVDRTGEDEVTVQVGSQANGGGFGYGPAAVSVSPGTTVRWEWTGEGGSHDVRADGGSFASQMTADAGHTFAQTFDAPGTTKYYCMPHKAMGMKGAVVVG from the coding sequence GTGTTCGACGCCGGTGAGGAAGCCGCGGCCGCGGCGTCGACGCAACCCGCCGGCGACTTCGACGGCTGGTTCGACGACGTGGAGAACTACGACGGCCCCGTCGACCGGACCGGCGAGGACGAGGTCACGGTGCAGGTTGGCTCGCAGGCCAACGGCGGCGGGTTCGGCTACGGTCCCGCCGCCGTCAGCGTCTCCCCCGGCACGACCGTCCGCTGGGAGTGGACCGGCGAGGGCGGCAGCCACGACGTGCGCGCCGACGGCGGCTCCTTCGCCAGCCAGATGACTGCCGACGCCGGCCACACCTTCGCGCAGACGTTCGACGCCCCCGGGACGACGAAGTACTACTGCATGCCCCACAAGGCGATGGGCATGAAGGGTGCCGTCGTCGTCGGATAG
- a CDS encoding acyl-CoA dehydrogenase family protein has product MLDYVDLEADLDEEERLIRDTARRFVDREVRPDIADHFLEGTFPTDLIPEMGELGFYAPNLDGYGLPNVSERAYGLLMQELEAGDSGLRSMASVQGALVMYPIHAYGTAEQKERWLPALGRGEAVGCFGLTEPEHGSNPTAMATHAERDGDGYRLTGSKTWITNAPIADVAVVWARDRSAEDEPVRGFLVETDRDGVETPAIHEKLSLRASITGEISLRDAWVPEEDVLTVEGMKGPLSCLTQARYGIAWGAVGAARDCFETAREYATEREQFGRPIGGFQLQQEKLAEMATRITTAQLLAHRLAELKERGDLRPQQVSMAKRNNVRMAREESRVAREILGGNGITADYPPMRHLANMETVYTYEGTHDIHSLILGEDLTGLSAFQ; this is encoded by the coding sequence ATGCTCGACTACGTCGACCTAGAGGCCGACCTCGACGAGGAGGAACGGCTGATTCGCGACACTGCCCGCCGGTTCGTCGACCGGGAGGTCCGCCCCGACATCGCCGATCACTTCTTGGAGGGCACCTTCCCGACCGACCTCATTCCCGAGATGGGCGAACTGGGGTTCTACGCGCCGAACCTCGACGGCTACGGCCTGCCGAACGTGAGCGAGCGGGCGTACGGCCTGCTGATGCAGGAACTCGAAGCCGGCGACTCCGGCCTGCGCTCGATGGCGAGTGTGCAGGGCGCGCTGGTGATGTACCCCATCCACGCGTACGGGACGGCCGAGCAGAAAGAGCGGTGGCTCCCGGCGCTGGGACGGGGCGAGGCGGTCGGCTGTTTCGGCCTCACGGAACCCGAACACGGGTCGAATCCGACGGCCATGGCGACCCACGCGGAGCGCGACGGCGACGGCTACCGGCTCACGGGGTCGAAGACGTGGATCACCAACGCCCCCATCGCGGACGTGGCGGTGGTGTGGGCGCGTGACCGGAGCGCCGAGGACGAACCGGTGCGGGGCTTCCTCGTCGAGACCGACCGCGACGGGGTCGAGACGCCGGCGATTCACGAGAAACTCTCCTTGCGCGCGTCGATCACGGGTGAGATCAGCCTCCGGGACGCGTGGGTGCCCGAAGAAGACGTGCTGACGGTGGAGGGGATGAAAGGGCCGCTCTCCTGTCTCACACAGGCACGCTACGGCATCGCGTGGGGAGCGGTCGGCGCCGCCCGCGACTGCTTCGAGACGGCCCGCGAGTACGCCACGGAACGCGAACAGTTCGGGCGACCCATCGGTGGCTTTCAACTGCAACAGGAGAAACTGGCCGAGATGGCGACCCGCATCACGACGGCGCAACTGCTGGCCCACCGGCTCGCCGAGTTGAAAGAACGGGGCGACCTGCGGCCCCAGCAGGTGTCGATGGCCAAGCGTAACAACGTCCGGATGGCCCGCGAGGAGTCACGGGTGGCCCGGGAGATTCTCGGCGGCAACGGCATCACGGCCGACTACCCGCCGATGCGCCACCTGGCCAACATGGAGACTGTGTACACCTACGAGGGGACCCACGACATCCACTCGCTGATCCTCGGCGAGGATCTGACGGGACTGTCGGCCTTCCAATAA
- a CDS encoding cupin domain-containing protein translates to MRVNEADLDWDVTDREETGFRRKRLAAAAGGDQLGCSLYELPPGKKSWPFHFHTGNEEAMYVLAGTGRLRTADGTDPLEPGDYVTFPVGEEGGHRVINDGDDTLRYLALSTMDDPDVTVYPDSGKIGIYAGSAPGSDDPRTVAGYYRRDDDVDYWLDEA, encoded by the coding sequence ATGCGCGTCAACGAAGCCGACCTCGACTGGGACGTGACCGACCGCGAGGAGACGGGATTTCGCCGCAAGCGCCTCGCGGCCGCCGCCGGCGGCGACCAACTCGGCTGTTCGCTGTACGAACTCCCGCCCGGCAAGAAGTCGTGGCCCTTCCACTTCCACACCGGCAACGAGGAGGCGATGTACGTCCTCGCGGGGACGGGACGGCTCCGCACTGCCGACGGCACCGATCCGCTCGAACCGGGCGACTACGTGACCTTCCCGGTCGGCGAGGAGGGCGGTCATCGCGTCATCAACGACGGCGACGACACCCTCCGCTATCTGGCGCTCTCGACGATGGACGATCCGGACGTGACGGTCTATCCCGATTCGGGGAAAATCGGCATCTACGCGGGGTCGGCACCCGGCAGCGACGACCCGCGGACGGTCGCGGGCTACTACCGCCGGGACGACGACGTGGACTACTGGCTCGACGAGGCCTGA